In a single window of the Danio aesculapii chromosome 20, fDanAes4.1, whole genome shotgun sequence genome:
- the drc1 gene encoding LOW QUALITY PROTEIN: dynein regulatory complex protein 1 (The sequence of the model RefSeq protein was modified relative to this genomic sequence to represent the inferred CDS: inserted 1 base in 1 codon), with protein sequence MHQTEPFAAGEEAEEPGPSVESDKKEERIIARRLRLAARKEAKTRQQLGEDAQGKEDIKEETRKSQKEVEQRERRMAKLKSDGLELVTNIQVAADARESDRRTELEEAHRLRREKLENEAKSSQEKFEEINRKWTDAKMKQTPLDLRDALSSQQQLCEQIIADKNKLISELQQELKASDDRYVKDLKRQAKDIDLLVERMEEQISTLKKSYREDLHQIENSLDEERRTLLTKHKKKWEHEMKDRNEKELMNMMQSLSLMEEYADLLQKLRVQTAEEYNIDKIRMDTEVQKLRMKVQETKFNCHMNEEKLDYKYEVLKKKEEENAIIKSQLKRKIIRMQDVLNNLKSKLTKQEKQSKAGNQSLNNDYTRISQQYKDMQKKARHFAALDAERLEKLWLMCEDEAKALTHRALETDRVIHEQQLGLEWASPPLPFMERSGPIQQKTFRTATQAAADTLKEEAGGGLEEDTGAALNNRTVKSILQLLCDEMGFLVESKLRMLLSPLEKNEQSLIKLDAIFSAIGIESEKDVYKMAEFFMKYRQHENEYTKDETANEQGESAEEPSDLIHPEDLLAALKXFTAQFCRQDVQASHKSSILGLDMRDDSEDGAYWESIANVMPESKLKLWEALDSALNKYHAVLTERTELLVETQNIQQQNSELRQLLHLYTTSKGQ encoded by the exons ATGCACCAGACCGAACCTTTCGCAGCAGGAGAAGAGGCCGAAGAACCTGGACCATCTGTTGAGTCTGACAAAAAAGAGGAAAGAATTATAGCCCGCCGCCTCCGTTTAGCAGCAAGAAAAGAGGCCAAAACCAG ACAACAGCTCGGTGAAGATGCCCAGGGAAAGGAGGACATTAAAGAAGAAACACGGAAAAGTCAAAAGGAAGTGGAGCAAAGAGAAAGA CGCATGGCAAAATTAAAAAGCGATGGACTAGAGTTGGTGACCAACATTCAAGTAGCGGCAGATGCCAGAGAGTCTGACAGGAGAACAGAGCTAGAGGAGGCACATCGACTGAG GAGAGAAAAGCTGGAGAACGAGGCCAAATCCAGTCAGGAGAAGTTTGAGGAGATCAATCGCAAATGGACGGATGCTAAAATGAAGCAGACTCCACTAGATCTGAGAGATGCTCTGAGCAGCCAGCAACAGCTCTGTGAGCAGATCATAGCGGACAAGAATAAACTGATCAGTGAGCTCCagcag gAGCTGAAGGCAAGCGATGACCGCTATGTGAAGGACCTGAAAAGACAGGCTAAAGACATAGACCTGCTTGTCGAGAGGATGGAAGAACAGATCTCAACTTTAAAAAAGTCATATCGAGAAGACCTGCATCAGATTGAG AACTCATTAGATGAGGAGAGAAGAACGCTGTTAACTAAACACAAAAAGAAATGGGAGCATGAGATGAAGGATCGTAATGAGAAAGAG CTGATGAATATGATGCAGAGTTTAAGTCTAATGGAGGAGTATGCAGACTTGCTGCAGAAGCTGAGGGTTCAGACAGCCGAAGAATACaacatagacaaaatcagaatgGACACAGAAGTACAG aAATTAAGGATGAAGGTGCAAGAGACGAAGTTCAACTGTCATATGAACGAGGAGAAACTTGATTACAAATATGAGGTGCTAAAGAAAAAAGAGGAAGAGAATGCCATCATTAAATCCCAGCTGAAGAGGAAAATTATTAG AATGCAAGATGTTCTGAACAACCTGAAGTCTAAATTGACCAAACAGGAGAAGCAGTCGAAAGCAGGAAACCAGTCTCTAAACAATGACTATACCCGCATCAGTcaacagtacaaagacatgcagaaGAAAGCAAG ACACTTTGCAGCGCTGGATGCGGAGCGGCTTGAGAAGTTATGGCTGATGTGTGAAGATGAGGCGAAGGCTCTGACACACAGAGCACTGGAGACAGACAGAGTCATTCATGAGCAGCAGCTGGGTCTGGAGTGGGCTTCTCCTCCACTGCCCTTCATGGAGAGATCCGGCCCAATCCAGCAAAAGACATTCAGGACGGCCACACAGGCTGCTGCAGACACACTGAAAGAGGAAGCAGGAGGAGGCTTAGAGGAGGACACTGGTGCTGCACTCAACAATAGAACAGTGAAGAGCATATTACAGCTGCTGTGTGATGAAATG GGGTTTCTTGTTGAAAGTAAACTGCGGATGCTGTTGTCCCCTCTGGAGAAGAATGAACAGTCCCTTATAAAGCTAGATGCCATTTTCTCT GCAATCGGGATTGAGAGTGAGAAGGATGTGTATAAAATGGCAGAGTTCTTTATGAAATACCGACAACATGAAAATGAATATACAAAG GATGAGACAGCCAATGAGCAGGGAGAATCAGCAGAAGAGCCGTCTGACCTCATCCACCCTGAAGACCTGCTGGCGGCTCTCA GTTTTACAGCCCAGTTCTGCAGACA AGATGTTCAGGCTTCGCATAAGAGCAGTATTTTGGGGTTGGATATGAGAGATGACTCTGAGGATGGAGCGTATTGGGAAAGCATTGCTAATGTCATGCCTGAGTCCAAACTCAAGCTCTGGGAGGCTCTAGATTCAGCTCTCAACAAATACCA TGCTGTACTGACTGAAAGGACTGAGCTTCTTGTGGAAACACAGAACATACAACAGCAGAATTCTGAGCTTAGACAGCTGCTGCATCTTTACACAACCTCCAAG GGCCAGTGA
- the kcnf1a gene encoding potassium voltage-gated channel subfamily F member 1a codes for MWEFPRTRYADCNGSEASEETEISVNIGGVKHTLYGDVLNRYPETRLAELLNRVSDSAEDDLSALCDDYDDLKREFYFDRDPEAFKCILELYYYGEIHMKRGVCPMCFMKEMDYWGIDEDYLDECCRCSLNEVETELAEIAEKVKTILDDLDDDDDDARVSRSQRCQTFLWKLMEKPESSVAARVIAVVSFVFILLSSVVMCVGTIPELQVRDDEGHLTEHPTLEAIETACIIWFTVEYLLRLASSSSKLHFVFSFLNIIDFLAIMPFYVVLILTHLGTAMMELANVQQAVQALRIMRIARIFKLARHSSGLQTLTFALKSSLKELGLLLMYMSVGIFLFSALGYTMEQSHPETMFTSIPQSFWWAIITMTTVGYGDIYPKTTLGRCNAAVSFLCGVIAIALPIHPIINNFVIVYSKQRVLETAAKHEIELMALRAKEEAQECPEAERRAASAGGSSVWESAAVSTSQSDAFIPLLGETATVSKSQNAHKCNN; via the coding sequence ATGTGGGAGTTTCCGAGGACTCGTTACGCGGATTGTAACGGCTCAGAAGCGAGCGAGGAGACGGAGATTTCTGTGAATATCGGAGGTGTCAAGCACACTCTCTACGGGGACGTGCTGAACCGATATCCCGAGACGCGTTTGGCGGAGCTGCTGAACCGTGTCTCTGATTCCGCGGAAGACGATCTCTCTGCGCTCTGCGATGACTACGACGACTTAAAGCGGGAGTTTTACTTCGACAGAGACCCAGAGGCCTTCAAATGCATCCTAGAGCTGTACTACTACGGAGAGATTCACATGAAACGCGGAGTCTGTCCCATGTGCTTCATGAAAGAGATGGACTACTGGGGAATCGACGAGGATTATCTGGATGAATGCTGCAGATGTAGTCTAAATGAGGTCGAAACCGAGCTGGCGGAAATAGCAGAGAAGGTCAAGACCATACTGGATGAcctagatgatgatgatgatgatgcaagGGTCAGCAGAAGCCAGAGGTGTCAGACCTTCCTGTGGAAGCTTATGGAAAAACCGGAGTCCTCTGTCGCCGCGCGCGTGATCGCAGTGGTGTCGTTCGTGTTCATCCTGCTGTCCTCTGTGGTCATGTGCGTGGGCACCATTCCGGAGCTGCAGGTGCGAGATGATGAGGGTCACCTCACGGAGCACCCAACCCTCGAGGCCATCGAAACGGCCTGCATCATCTGGTTTACAGTGGAATACCTTTTGCGCCTCGCGTCCTCTTCAAGCAAATTGCACTTTGTGTTTTCCTTCCTGAACATAATCGACTTCCTGGCCATCATGCCCTTTTATGTAGTGCTGATTCTTACGCATTTAGGCACAGCTATGATGGAGCTCGCCAATGTGCAACAGGCAGTGCAGGCTCTGCGCATCATGCGTATCGCGCGCATCTTCAAACTCGCGCGCCACTCGTCAGGTCTCCAAACATTAACGTTTGCGCTCAAAAGCAGCCTGAAAGAGCTGGGTCTGCTGCTCATGTACATGAGTGTGGGGATTTTTCTGTTCTCCGCGCTGGGTTACACGATGGAGCAGAGCCACCCGGAGACCATGTTCACCAGCATCCCGCAGTCCTTCTGGTGGGCCATCATCACAATGACTACTGTGGGATATGGAGACATCTATCCTAAAACCACTCTGGGCAGGTGTAACGCAGCGGTTAGTTTCTTGTGTGGCGTGATAGCCATCGCCTTGCCGATCCACCCGATTATCAACAACTTCGTCATCGTGTACAGTAAACAGCGCGTGCTCGAGACCGCAGCCAAGCACGAGATTGAGCTCATGGCGTTGCGCGCGAAGGAGGAAGCGCAGGAGTGTCCGGAGGCTGAGAGAAGAGCGGCTTCAGCTGGCGGCAGCTCGGTGTGGGAAAGTGCAGCTGTGAGCACCTCTCAGAGTGACGCCTTCATCCCTTTACTCGGTGAGACAGCCACGGTGTCCAAAAGCCAAAATGCCCACAAATGCAACAACTAG